In Hyphomicrobiaceae bacterium, one DNA window encodes the following:
- a CDS encoding polysaccharide deacetylase family protein codes for MSAHSTAFAVVLTAAFYSSAAAIAETAPPCTNPNALGVSRTVQIDTTGGPGFGFEHYKANDFLQPKEVVLTFDDGPQKYSTEAVLAALGEECVKATFFSVGKMALGYPEIIREVAHAGHTVGTHTWSHKALRKLKTFEEGKDEIERGISAVHRAVGGDVAPFFRYPTLVDTKESLEYLGKRNIAMFSTDIDSLDYKIQSPQNIVKTVMTKLEKTGKGIILMHDIHQKTAKAVPLLIAELKKGGYKIVHITPKAEVTTLPEYDAAIEKDAKGLPQVGQERPISSIVKTIDGEVPEAEKAAREAASQAKAATAEAPSAPAPPPSEPAEAAQHENGSAAAVEPASDNAEPEGIATENSDAAEAEPAEPATQHVAQDAPMRHQTGSIEETRTAAAPAGEASSAVEAQGAAPQPAKTWSARAVEIWQMWFGK; via the coding sequence ATGAGCGCGCACTCGACGGCGTTCGCCGTTGTTTTGACGGCCGCTTTCTACTCATCGGCTGCGGCGATTGCTGAGACCGCGCCGCCGTGCACCAATCCGAACGCTCTTGGAGTTTCGCGTACCGTTCAGATCGACACCACCGGTGGTCCGGGCTTCGGCTTTGAGCATTATAAGGCCAATGATTTTCTGCAGCCGAAGGAAGTCGTGCTGACCTTCGATGACGGGCCGCAGAAGTATTCGACCGAGGCTGTGCTCGCGGCGCTGGGCGAGGAATGTGTAAAGGCGACATTCTTCTCAGTCGGCAAAATGGCGCTGGGCTATCCCGAAATCATTCGCGAGGTGGCGCACGCCGGTCATACCGTCGGTACGCACACCTGGAGCCACAAGGCGCTGCGCAAACTCAAGACATTCGAAGAAGGTAAGGACGAGATCGAGCGCGGAATATCGGCCGTGCATCGCGCGGTAGGTGGAGACGTTGCGCCGTTCTTCCGCTACCCGACGCTGGTCGATACCAAGGAGTCTCTGGAGTATCTCGGCAAGCGCAACATTGCGATGTTCTCAACCGACATCGACAGTCTCGATTATAAAATCCAAAGTCCTCAGAACATCGTAAAAACGGTGATGACTAAGCTGGAGAAGACCGGCAAGGGCATCATCTTGATGCACGACATCCATCAGAAGACCGCCAAAGCCGTTCCTCTTCTGATCGCGGAACTGAAGAAGGGTGGCTACAAGATCGTTCACATCACGCCGAAGGCTGAGGTGACGACGCTGCCCGAATATGATGCTGCTATCGAGAAAGACGCCAAGGGCTTGCCCCAGGTCGGGCAGGAACGTCCCATCAGCTCCATTGTGAAGACCATCGACGGCGAGGTGCCCGAGGCTGAAAAGGCTGCGCGCGAAGCAGCCTCGCAGGCAAAGGCTGCCACCGCCGAAGCCCCGTCCGCGCCTGCGCCGCCACCCTCCGAGCCGGCTGAAGCTGCGCAACATGAGAATGGTTCCGCGGCCGCCGTGGAGCCTGCATCGGATAATGCCGAGCCTGAAGGGATCGCGACCGAAAACAGCGATGCTGCTGAGGCGGAACCTGCTGAGCCGGCTACGCAGCATGTCGCTCAAGACGCTCCCATGCGGCATCAGACCGGATCGATTGAGGAAACACGAACGGCCGCTGCGCCTGCGGGAGAAGCGTCGTCTGCAGTCGAAGCGCAAGGCGCTGCGCCTCAGCCGGCCAAGACTTGGAGCGCACGAGCTGTGGAAATCTGGCAAATGTGGTTTGGCAAGTAG
- a CDS encoding polymer-forming cytoskeletal protein: protein MFNRVSTPDPRAGELARSNGTLSSQSVKPSPPPFAQGLSQSPSPVSSMPGQVTMRAPDAPTSVLGPDITIIGQQLVLKTKGSLLIAGQIQGDVHGESVTVGESGAVTGTITARTIAVQGEVRGALKGASVFLHATSRVDGDIVKQTLAIAEGAQFDGSVRRARDASEVTPDLS from the coding sequence ATGTTCAATCGCGTCTCGACGCCAGATCCGCGCGCTGGCGAGTTAGCTCGTTCCAACGGCACGCTCTCTTCTCAGTCTGTAAAGCCTTCGCCGCCGCCGTTCGCGCAGGGGCTGTCCCAAAGTCCTTCGCCCGTCAGCTCCATGCCCGGTCAGGTCACCATGCGGGCGCCGGATGCACCTACGTCGGTTCTGGGCCCTGACATCACCATCATCGGCCAGCAGCTCGTGCTCAAGACCAAGGGATCCTTGCTCATTGCGGGACAGATCCAGGGCGACGTACACGGTGAAAGCGTCACCGTAGGCGAAAGCGGTGCAGTGACTGGAACGATCACCGCCCGCACCATTGCCGTTCAAGGTGAGGTTCGCGGCGCACTCAAAGGCGCATCCGTCTTCCTGCACGCCACATCTCGCGTCGACGGCGACATCGTCAAACAGACGCTAGCCATTGCCGAAGGCGCGCAATTCGATGGCAGCGTTCGCCGCGCACGGGACGCGAGTGAAGTCACCCCCGACCTTTCCTAA
- a CDS encoding cytochrome c, which produces MKRRSFRNQIVLAASFVALAFVAPAQAAGDPAAGKKKALMCTACHGANGIATLPEAPNLAGQNATYMIKALHDFKTGERKNAQMSVVVGTLSDQDIADLAAYFASFKIVVETPK; this is translated from the coding sequence ATGAAACGCAGAAGCTTTCGCAACCAGATTGTTCTTGCGGCGTCCTTTGTTGCACTGGCCTTTGTTGCTCCCGCTCAAGCGGCGGGTGATCCAGCTGCCGGCAAGAAGAAGGCGTTGATGTGCACGGCATGTCACGGAGCCAACGGCATAGCGACGCTTCCCGAAGCGCCGAATCTCGCGGGGCAGAATGCCACGTACATGATCAAGGCTCTTCATGATTTTAAGACCGGCGAGCGCAAGAACGCGCAGATGTCGGTAGTCGTAGGAACTCTGTCCGATCAGGATATCGCTGATCTCGCAGCCTATTTTGCTTCCTTCAAGATCGTGGTGGAAACGCCCAAGTAG
- the thiC gene encoding phosphomethylpyrimidine synthase ThiC: MNKITRKTDLMVPKVTTGSLPASRKMYSAPEGFADVRVPFREIALSAESGEPPFRVYDPSGAYTDSAIQIDVEKGLPRVREAWVSARGGVESYKGRDIKPEDNGNVSGAHAARDFPNKPQPMRGVGSAPITQYEFAKAGIITKEMVYVAHRENLGRAAVLERAKAAIADGESFGAAIPEHITPEFVRDEIARGRAIIPANINHAELEPMIIGRNFLVKINANIGNSAVTSSVEEEVEKMVWAIRWGADTVMDLSTGRNIHTTREWILRNSPVPIGTVPIYQALEKCGGDPVKMTWELYRDTLIEQCEQGVDYFTIHAGVRLPYVPLTANRVTGIVSRGGSIMAKWCLAHHKESFLYENFEEICDIMRKYDVSFSLGDGLRPGSIADANDRAQFAELETLGELTQIAWKKGCQVMIEGPGHVPMHKVKINMDKQLKECGEAPFYTLGPLTTDIAPGYDHITSGIGAAMIGWFGCAMLCYVTPKEHLGLPNRDDVKAGVITYRLAAHAADLAKGHPAAQLRDDAVSRARFEFRWEDQFNLSLDPDTARQFHDETLPKEAHKVAHFCSMCGPKFCSMKITQDVRDYAARQNARVGEAVAELQEEVGSIDPQAGMDEMSARFKKMGGELYIEAETADAQESKPLTADEKMRAAVNASNKALG; the protein is encoded by the coding sequence ATGAACAAGATCACCCGCAAAACAGACCTGATGGTTCCTAAGGTCACCACAGGTTCCTTGCCCGCTTCGCGCAAAATGTACTCCGCGCCGGAGGGCTTTGCCGACGTGCGGGTTCCCTTCCGCGAGATCGCGTTATCTGCAGAAAGCGGCGAGCCGCCGTTTCGCGTTTATGATCCGTCCGGCGCGTATACGGACAGCGCGATCCAGATCGATGTTGAAAAAGGCTTGCCGCGCGTGCGCGAAGCCTGGGTGAGCGCGCGCGGTGGCGTTGAGAGCTATAAGGGCCGCGATATCAAGCCTGAAGACAATGGCAACGTCTCCGGAGCCCACGCTGCCCGTGACTTCCCCAACAAACCGCAGCCCATGCGTGGCGTCGGCTCCGCGCCGATTACACAATACGAATTTGCGAAGGCCGGAATTATCACCAAAGAAATGGTCTACGTTGCCCATCGCGAAAACCTGGGCCGCGCGGCCGTTCTTGAGCGGGCGAAAGCTGCGATTGCAGACGGTGAAAGCTTCGGCGCGGCGATCCCTGAGCACATTACGCCGGAATTCGTGCGCGACGAGATTGCCCGAGGGCGCGCTATCATTCCCGCCAACATCAACCATGCAGAACTTGAGCCGATGATCATCGGCCGCAACTTCCTTGTGAAGATCAACGCCAACATCGGCAACTCGGCCGTCACCTCGTCGGTGGAGGAGGAAGTCGAAAAGATGGTGTGGGCGATCCGATGGGGCGCCGATACCGTGATGGATCTGTCCACTGGACGCAACATCCACACCACCCGCGAGTGGATCTTACGCAATAGCCCCGTACCGATCGGCACGGTTCCGATTTATCAGGCGCTGGAAAAATGCGGAGGCGATCCCGTCAAAATGACGTGGGAGCTTTATCGCGACACGCTGATCGAACAGTGCGAACAAGGCGTCGATTACTTCACCATCCATGCCGGCGTGCGCTTGCCCTATGTGCCACTGACTGCGAACCGCGTGACGGGCATTGTCTCTCGTGGTGGATCCATCATGGCCAAGTGGTGCCTCGCTCACCACAAGGAAAGCTTCCTCTACGAGAACTTCGAAGAGATTTGCGACATCATGCGCAAGTATGACGTGTCGTTCTCGCTCGGCGACGGTCTGCGCCCCGGCTCCATCGCGGACGCCAACGACCGCGCGCAGTTCGCGGAACTGGAGACGCTCGGCGAACTCACCCAGATCGCATGGAAGAAGGGCTGCCAGGTTATGATCGAGGGCCCGGGACACGTTCCGATGCACAAGGTCAAGATCAATATGGACAAGCAGTTGAAGGAGTGCGGTGAGGCCCCCTTCTATACGCTTGGACCGCTAACAACCGACATTGCGCCGGGTTACGATCACATCACGTCCGGCATCGGTGCGGCAATGATTGGCTGGTTCGGCTGCGCAATGCTCTGCTACGTCACGCCCAAGGAGCACTTGGGGCTTCCCAATCGCGACGACGTCAAGGCGGGTGTGATCACCTACCGGCTTGCCGCCCATGCTGCCGACCTCGCCAAGGGACACCCGGCCGCCCAACTTCGCGATGATGCAGTTTCGCGCGCGCGCTTCGAGTTCCGCTGGGAGGATCAGTTCAACTTGTCGCTGGACCCGGACACTGCGCGCCAGTTCCACGATGAAACGCTCCCCAAAGAAGCTCACAAGGTTGCACACTTCTGCTCGATGTGCGGCCCGAAGTTCTGCTCCATGAAGATCACGCAGGACGTGCGCGACTACGCGGCCCGTCAGAACGCGCGCGTTGGGGAAGCTGTCGCGGAGCTGCAAGAAGAAGTGGGCAGCATTGATCCGCAGGCTGGCATGGACGAGATGTCCGCCCGGTTCAAGAAAATGGGCGGCGAACTCTACATCGAGGCTGAGACGGCGGATGCCCAAGAATCGAAGCCGCTGACTGCCGATGAAAAGATGCGCGCGGCCGTCAATGCAAGCAACAAGGCGTTGGGTTAG
- a CDS encoding heavy metal sensor histidine kinase produces MSALKVKNVSAPEPPPPPQAALSTRLVGAFFSTAFLLVIAASAILYAATVSALDSADDQVIDKRSADITDILEAPVLNDGNLAHEINEDNQGPRQIFIRVIAPIEAAAQETTGMASRLPADKFPTTEETTPLHVPLRNTVITKSGETFRVVSSRVRIGGETSKTFATLQVATDTTLDEHVLAVFQRILFSVIGGAFPLVAALSWFVVKRELRPLERITSAAKAIDVETIGKRMSLENLPLELHHLAQQFNLMLDRLEAAWEDLKHYADTIAHEMRTPINRLRLNNEIALARAETEDELREVVLANGAECERLTSLLNGLLFLARADNLQARISPERLSISDQVAVVAAFYEDDARAAGVNLGIKVSPGCCNVRADRELFKQALANLVSNAIRHTPPDGTVTISCEGTHDEVLIHIADTGSGITPETKDRIFDRFYRGDEVMEQESRLGLGLAITKSIMKLHGGQIRVDSTPRLGTRMTLAFPTRDTILSD; encoded by the coding sequence ATGTCGGCTCTTAAAGTGAAGAATGTCTCGGCTCCGGAGCCGCCACCTCCACCTCAAGCCGCTCTATCGACCCGCCTCGTGGGCGCGTTCTTTTCCACCGCGTTTCTGTTGGTTATCGCCGCGAGCGCCATTCTCTACGCGGCGACTGTATCGGCTCTCGACAGCGCAGATGATCAGGTAATCGACAAACGCTCGGCTGATATCACCGACATCCTTGAAGCGCCCGTCCTCAATGACGGCAATCTCGCCCACGAGATCAACGAGGATAACCAAGGTCCACGGCAAATCTTCATTCGGGTTATCGCCCCTATTGAGGCCGCAGCTCAGGAAACGACAGGCATGGCAAGCCGGCTTCCTGCCGACAAATTTCCAACGACAGAAGAGACAACGCCGCTGCACGTACCGCTCCGTAACACCGTCATTACGAAGAGCGGCGAAACGTTTCGCGTTGTAAGCAGTCGCGTGCGCATCGGTGGGGAGACCAGCAAGACGTTCGCGACGTTGCAGGTTGCGACTGACACCACGCTCGACGAACACGTGCTCGCGGTTTTCCAACGCATCCTGTTTAGCGTGATCGGCGGCGCCTTTCCGCTTGTCGCCGCGTTGTCCTGGTTTGTCGTCAAACGAGAACTCCGGCCACTCGAACGCATTACATCTGCTGCGAAGGCGATCGATGTCGAAACAATCGGCAAACGCATGTCGCTCGAAAATCTCCCACTCGAGCTTCATCACCTGGCGCAGCAATTCAATCTGATGCTGGACCGTCTGGAAGCCGCCTGGGAAGATTTAAAACATTACGCAGACACAATCGCTCATGAGATGCGCACCCCGATCAATCGTCTGCGCCTCAACAACGAGATTGCGCTCGCACGCGCGGAAACCGAGGATGAACTGCGCGAGGTCGTTCTCGCCAACGGGGCCGAATGCGAGCGCCTGACAAGTCTCCTCAACGGACTTCTGTTCCTTGCACGTGCCGACAATCTTCAAGCCCGCATCAGCCCGGAGCGGCTGAGCATTTCAGATCAAGTTGCAGTGGTCGCCGCGTTTTATGAAGATGACGCTCGCGCTGCTGGCGTCAATCTCGGGATCAAAGTTTCTCCTGGTTGTTGCAACGTGCGAGCAGATCGCGAGTTGTTCAAACAGGCCCTTGCCAATCTCGTTTCCAATGCGATCCGGCATACGCCGCCCGACGGCACCGTCACCATTTCCTGCGAAGGGACACATGACGAAGTTCTCATTCACATCGCCGATACGGGCAGCGGCATCACACCTGAAACGAAGGACCGGATCTTCGATCGATTCTACCGTGGCGATGAGGTGATGGAGCAAGAGAGCCGTCTCGGACTGGGATTGGCAATCACTAAAAGTATTATGAAGCTGCATGGCGGGCAGATTAGAGTGGACAGCACGCCCCGACTCGGAACGCGCATGACCTTGGCGTTTCCAACCCGCGACACTATCTTATCGGATTGA
- a CDS encoding PQQ-dependent sugar dehydrogenase, with product MLKRLMISVAAAAVLASPALSQSTNPPGNLEKLGEFKSTGTSMDIPTIEQKGDNAKAINNILKKIKLPQGFKISLYAIVPDAREMAVGPQGVVTFVGTRKNKVYAVTDRNRDRVADEVKEFAPSINFTIPNGVCFSKDGFLYIAEQNRVLLFPAAEFFYEGPDVAAFNVVKQGELIPPEEESYNHTARVCRIGPDNKLYITLGQPFNVPAKEKLDLYNKWGIGGIVRMDRDGKNREVYATGIRNSVGMDFNPKDGTLWFNDNQVDGMGDEIPPGELNHATAAGQNFGFPWYGGGKVRTNEYKDSEPPADAVFPAHEYDAHAADLGLTFYTGKMFPKKYRGGIFSAQHGSWNRTNPVGARVMFTPINEDGTNGETEVFAEGWLLDTGEYAGRPVSVTQMADGSLLVSDDLVGAIYRISYGN from the coding sequence ATGCTAAAACGCCTCATGATCAGCGTTGCGGCTGCGGCAGTTCTTGCGAGCCCCGCATTGTCGCAATCGACGAACCCTCCGGGGAATCTGGAAAAGCTCGGCGAGTTCAAGAGCACCGGCACCTCAATGGACATTCCGACCATTGAGCAGAAGGGCGACAACGCCAAAGCCATCAACAACATCCTGAAGAAGATCAAGCTTCCTCAGGGCTTCAAGATCTCGCTCTACGCGATCGTTCCGGATGCGCGCGAGATGGCGGTAGGGCCTCAAGGCGTGGTGACGTTCGTCGGCACGCGCAAGAACAAGGTCTACGCGGTGACCGACCGCAATCGCGACCGGGTAGCGGACGAGGTCAAGGAATTTGCCCCGTCAATCAACTTCACAATTCCCAATGGCGTATGCTTCTCGAAAGATGGGTTCCTCTACATCGCCGAGCAGAACCGCGTGCTGCTGTTCCCGGCAGCAGAGTTCTTCTATGAGGGGCCGGACGTCGCTGCATTCAATGTCGTGAAGCAGGGCGAACTCATTCCGCCGGAGGAAGAGAGCTACAACCACACCGCTCGCGTCTGCCGCATTGGGCCCGACAACAAGCTGTACATTACGCTCGGTCAGCCCTTCAACGTTCCGGCAAAGGAAAAGCTGGACCTTTATAATAAGTGGGGCATCGGCGGTATCGTCCGCATGGATCGCGATGGCAAGAACCGCGAGGTCTACGCCACTGGAATCCGCAACAGTGTAGGCATGGACTTCAATCCGAAAGACGGCACGCTTTGGTTCAACGACAATCAGGTCGACGGAATGGGTGATGAAATTCCGCCAGGTGAGCTGAACCACGCGACCGCGGCCGGTCAGAACTTCGGCTTCCCGTGGTATGGCGGCGGCAAGGTCCGCACCAACGAGTACAAAGACAGCGAGCCGCCGGCGGATGCCGTATTCCCGGCTCACGAGTACGACGCTCATGCTGCCGACCTTGGCCTGACGTTCTACACGGGTAAGATGTTCCCCAAGAAGTATCGCGGCGGCATCTTCTCCGCTCAGCACGGCTCGTGGAACCGTACCAACCCTGTCGGCGCCCGCGTCATGTTCACGCCGATCAACGAGGATGGCACCAACGGCGAAACCGAAGTGTTTGCTGAAGGCTGGCTGCTGGACACTGGTGAGTATGCCGGCCGTCCTGTCAGCGTGACGCAGATGGCTGATGGATCGTTGCTTGTTTCCGACGACCTCGTCGGTGCGATCTATCGCATTTCATACGGCAACTAA
- a CDS encoding magnesium transporter CorA family protein, with protein sequence MITVFNVAGKCLVRDDSLGSIGDSTIWIDLLNPTVEEEFEIEKALLIDVPTREEMREIEVSNRFYTEGSAHFMTALLMQAVAQDAPVLTNVTFILAGKRLITVRYSTPRSFDIFADKACRGDPSCQTGAQVLMGLIELLVQRQADHIERIQDEVEGLASNIFLQKIDGKTRGRRLDVMLRTVGKSGHMSSRALESAVSLHRTLHYFAEAVKSDGAEPALLGRIESAARDMGSLADHLKALSGRIAFLLDATLGMISNEQNQIIKLFSVMAVMLMPPTLVASVYGMNFKHMPELDWPYGYPIALALMFVSALVPFLYFRRKGWL encoded by the coding sequence ATGATCACGGTCTTCAATGTTGCGGGCAAGTGCCTGGTACGAGACGACAGTCTCGGTTCGATCGGCGATAGCACCATCTGGATCGACCTGCTTAATCCCACCGTCGAGGAGGAGTTTGAGATCGAGAAGGCGTTGCTCATCGACGTTCCCACGCGCGAGGAAATGCGCGAAATCGAAGTGTCCAACCGCTTCTATACCGAGGGTAGCGCACACTTCATGACCGCGCTCTTGATGCAGGCGGTTGCACAGGACGCGCCCGTCCTGACCAACGTCACCTTCATATTGGCGGGAAAACGCCTCATCACCGTTCGCTACAGCACGCCACGTTCATTCGATATCTTCGCCGACAAGGCTTGCCGGGGAGACCCTTCGTGCCAGACAGGCGCTCAGGTCCTGATGGGATTGATCGAGCTGCTTGTCCAGCGTCAGGCCGACCATATCGAGCGCATTCAGGACGAAGTGGAGGGGTTGGCTTCCAACATCTTCCTGCAGAAGATTGATGGCAAGACGCGCGGACGGCGCCTCGACGTGATGCTGCGTACCGTCGGCAAATCGGGACACATGAGTTCACGTGCGTTAGAGTCGGCGGTCTCATTGCATCGAACGCTTCATTATTTTGCCGAAGCTGTCAAATCCGATGGTGCCGAGCCCGCCCTGCTTGGGCGCATCGAGAGCGCGGCGCGCGACATGGGATCTTTGGCGGATCATTTGAAGGCACTTTCTGGGCGGATTGCGTTCCTGCTCGATGCAACGCTCGGCATGATTTCGAACGAGCAAAACCAGATCATCAAGCTGTTCTCGGTGATGGCCGTGATGCTGATGCCGCCAACCCTGGTCGCCTCGGTTTACGGCATGAACTTCAAGCATATGCCGGAGCTTGACTGGCCCTACGGCTACCCGATTGCGCTGGCCTTGATGTTCGTCTCCGCCCTCGTGCCGTTCCTCTATTTCCGCCGCAAGGGATGGTTATAG
- a CDS encoding DUF3565 domain-containing protein yields MQSTITGFKQDEDGYWVALLQCGHRQHMRHKPPFIERRWIIDETSREAMIGQPIHCPLCEAENASAK; encoded by the coding sequence ATGCAAAGCACTATCACGGGCTTCAAACAAGACGAGGATGGATACTGGGTCGCGCTGTTGCAATGCGGCCATCGCCAACACATGCGTCACAAGCCGCCCTTTATCGAGCGACGATGGATAATAGACGAAACAAGCCGCGAGGCGATGATCGGTCAGCCGATCCACTGTCCGCTTTGCGAAGCCGAAAATGCTTCGGCAAAATAG
- a CDS encoding aldo/keto reductase — protein MLKRTIPSSGEQLPAIGLGTWQVFDVGTDKASRAPLSEVLETLWNAGGSVVDSSPMYGRAEGVAGDLIAAANARDKTFIATKVWTRGRADGIAQMERSMQLMKTGKTIDLMQVHNLVDYKTHLDTLRGWKADGRVRYIGVTHYTPSAFDDLAAVLRSEKLDFVQLNYAVDDRAAEKVLLPLATDKGIAVLVNRPFGGGGALRRLKGKPLPDFAAQIGATSWAQLLLKFILAHPAVTCAIPGTSKPSHMADNVKAAMGSMPDAALRERIASAVG, from the coding sequence ATGTTGAAACGCACGATCCCGTCCAGCGGAGAACAACTTCCGGCCATTGGTCTTGGGACTTGGCAGGTTTTTGACGTCGGCACCGACAAAGCATCGCGCGCACCCCTTAGCGAAGTCCTTGAGACACTCTGGAACGCAGGCGGCTCCGTCGTTGACTCATCCCCCATGTACGGACGTGCGGAAGGCGTCGCCGGCGATCTCATCGCTGCGGCCAACGCGCGGGACAAGACGTTCATCGCAACCAAGGTGTGGACACGCGGACGCGCCGACGGTATCGCCCAGATGGAACGGTCGATGCAGTTGATGAAGACCGGCAAGACCATCGACCTCATGCAGGTCCACAATCTCGTCGACTACAAGACCCACCTCGATACTCTGCGCGGCTGGAAGGCAGACGGGAGGGTGCGCTACATCGGCGTCACTCACTACACGCCCAGCGCGTTCGACGATCTAGCTGCCGTCCTGCGTTCTGAAAAGCTCGACTTCGTCCAACTCAACTATGCGGTTGACGACCGTGCCGCCGAGAAAGTTCTCCTCCCGCTGGCAACCGACAAGGGCATCGCCGTACTCGTCAATCGCCCCTTTGGCGGTGGTGGCGCACTCCGGCGACTAAAGGGAAAGCCGCTTCCAGATTTTGCCGCCCAGATCGGGGCAACGAGTTGGGCCCAGCTTCTGCTCAAGTTCATCCTTGCGCATCCCGCCGTCACGTGCGCAATCCCCGGCACCTCGAAGCCCTCACATATGGCCGACAACGTCAAAGCGGCGATGGGTTCCATGCCGGATGCAGCTCTGCGCGAACGCATTGCCTCGGCAGTCGGCTGA